GAGACCGGGCTCTGATAGGCCCTACTCCCAGAGAAATGCCCAACAGAGTTACTTAAGCAAAAAAAGGGCCACTAATACTGCTTCGGGCTACCGAGCGTAACTCTTTAGCAAAATTGACCGAATCTGCCCGCTAGCAGCTGAAAGGAGCAACGCAAGTGTTTAAAATCCCTAGAGCATTAATAGGGTTTGCTAGGATTGGCTCTAAACCGCGCTATTAGCCGCTTGAGCTCATAAGGCCGCTCAAAATTGGGCGCGACTGAGCAAAATAAGTCTTTATGTGTAAAAATGGCCATTGTACTCGCAAAAAAATGCATACCTAACCCGGATCCATCTAAATAGAGACTTGTTTCTAATTTACATAAGAAGAATTTATTCATAGCTACCGATATTACTTACCATGAGCAGCAAATTCGACTATGATTTAGTTGTTATCGGCAGCGGCCCCAGCGGTCAAAAGGCGGCAATTCAAGCCGTTAAACTCAATAAGCGCGTTGCCTTAGTAGATCTAAACCCCCACATAGGCGGAATATGTCTCTACGATGGAACCATACCCAGTAAATCGTTTCGAGAGGCTATATTGCACCTCTCCGGGTATCGCGAGCGCGCTCACTATGGAAAATCGTATTGCGTTAAGGACAATATCGGAATGCAGGATCTAATCGATCGCTGTTTTAATATCCAAAGGGATATTGAGCAAAATATCCGCTCACAACTATCGCGCAATAAGGTTGAAATCATTAGAGGAATAGGTTCAATTAGCGCTCAACACCACGTCACCGTTACATGCGAAGAGACGGCTCGTTCCCTAAGCACTCATACAATCGTAATCGCAACTGGCAGTCGACCACGCCGCCCCGACGGTTTTGATTACGACGACGAAGTAATCCTCGATAGCGACACACTTCTACACATCAGCAAACTTCCGCGCTCTATGACCATAGTTGGCGGCGGAGTAATCGGCTGTGAATACGGCTCGATGTTTGCGGCACTCGGCGTGAAGGTGACCATTTTAGAGGCCCAAAGCAGGCTTCTTAGCTTTGTGGAAGAAGAGCTAATCGACTCTCTAGTGTATAGGCTTCGAGAGCAAAAAGCCTCTATCATTACCTGTGACAAAGTAACTAGATGCCTAAGAACACCAGACGGAAGAACCGTGACTTACCTGGAAAGCGGTAAACGCGTAGTTAGCGACATCGTTTTAATTTCTGCCGGACGCGTTCCCAATACCGAAGCACTGGGCCTAGAGAAGCTAAACATTAAGCGCAATGCACGCGGCAATATTGAAGTAAACGAACACTTTCAAACATCCGTCGAGAACATCTACGCAGTAGGAGACATCATTGGTGCCCCAGCACTAGCCTCAACTTCGATGGAACAGGGACGACGAGCGGCTTGCCATGCTTTTGGACTTACAGATCGTGGGGACAGCCTTCCAATTCCCTCGGGCATATTTGCCATCCCAGAGATAGCAATGGTAGGAAAAACGACGACGCAGTTAAGCGCCGAAAAGATCCCTTACGAATTTGGAGTCTCCCGCTTTTCAGAAGTCGACCGAGGAAAGATAATTGGCGACAACGGTGGCGTTCTAAAAATTCTCTTTCACAGGAATACTCTTCAAATTCTCGGCGTTCACATAATTGGCGAAAACGCCACGGAGCTTATCCACATTGGCCAAACTGTCATGTCTTTGCAAGGGACTATCGATTACCTTTGTCAGGCGGTCTTTAACTACCCCACATTAAGCCAAGCATATAAGACAGCAGCTCTCGATGGAATGAACAAAATAATTAGCACTCAAGATATTCCAGACGAAATTCCGCTAATAAACGGCGATCTAGAGGCATTGACATCCACTATAAACTAGAGCCTTTTCAGTAAACGCTTTACAAGAATCGCATACCTGTTGCCAGCACTCCAGCAATGGTCTAAATGGATTAGGATGGAATCTCTTTTAAAACAAATCAACATTAGTCATGAACAGACTGCCGACGCTTTAAAGATCGCTTATTCCTTTCGAACACAGGCTACCGGCGCGGTGGTAACGGTGGAGGATAGCTTAAGGCATCAACCATCTGGCATTTCCAGCGCCGCGCTTAAGGCCGGCATAAAGCACGAAAATATCTTCGACATCGGAGTAATTAAACTACACAAGCCTGCCTGCGTAGCTGGCGTCTTTACGAGGAACCGCTGTGCCAGCCCTTCTGTTGTAATCGATCGAGAACACGTCGCGGATGGCAAGGCGCAGGCACTTGTAGTCATCAGCAAGAATGCGAATCTTTATACACCTACTGCGGACTCCGACACTCGAGCAGTGATTGAGAAAGTAGCCTCTGAGACAGATATAAAATTTTGCGATGTTTTAATTTCTTGCACTGGTGTCATTGGCCGAACATTGCCCCTGGCGAAAGTGCAGTTGGCATTGAGCAGTTTGGAAAATAACTTAAAAACTGGCTTAATCCCAGAAATCGCCGAGGCAATTCTAACAACCGATACCTGTGCCAAGGTAGCCTCAGTTCGCCTTGGGGAATTGCTGCTTTGCGGCTTTGCGAAAGGTGCCGGGATGATTGAACCCAATATGGCAACCATGCTTGCGTATTTTTTTACCAATATAGCCATATCGCCCCGACAACTGAAGGAAATTTTACAAGAAGTAGCAGACCTAAGTTTTAACAGCATTAGCATTGACACAGATACCAGCACGAGCGATACGGTGCTCATCTTTTCTACCGGAGAAATTCCTGCCGATTCAGCTACTTTAAGCGATTTTAAGTTGGCATTATTAACCCTAGCCCTAAATTTATCGCACAAGATAGTGTATCGGGCAGAGGGCGCCACCAAATTAATTCAAGCTCGAGTGAGTAGTGCTTTAAACAACGCTCACGCGAGAGCAGTTGCGAAATTCATCGTCAACTCTCCACTCATTAAGACTGCCATCTTTGGCGCGGATCCCAACTGGGGACGCATTGTCATGGCTATCGGTAAACCCATTTCCGGCATAGAGACAGCGATCGATCCCACGGCCATAACCATTGCAATAAACGATGAAGTCCTTTTCCATAGTGGCCGACAGCTCGCAGCTGATTTAGGCAGACTGTCTTCAAGTATCAAGGACAGCAAATTTATCGACATACACGTCTGTTTAGGCGAGGGAGATGGTGAACACACAGCTTGGGGTTGTGATTTAAGTTACGACTACGTAAAAATTAATGCCGAATATACGACCTGACAAAAACGTTTCTGGGAAATCTGCTAGTGCTTCTCAGTTTTATAGCCGCCTTCGCTGCCTTTCGGCGCTAGTAAGTACTTCCTGCAGTTGCCGCGGGTAGGTAATTAATATTTCGACCAGCCGCCAAATCATTGCTGAAAGAATGGTTAGCCCAACAAGCACCGCAAGGAATTTTAGAATACTTTCGCCATCCTTGGGTATTTTTTCCAGCAAAAGCGTAACTCCTAGAACATTCTTTGCTATATCAATAACAGCCTCCTCATTCCTCTCGGCCGGGCTCTTCAGCACACTAGAATTCCTGACATACCAATTGCTGGCAATTTCTGGAGCCCTAAATATATCTCGCGCCCAAAGATCCCACTTCATAACGGGACTACAAACCGCTTGTGGGAGACTAATCGCCTTCGGAAATATGTGCCCGTGATCATAATCTGGCAAACAGACATCTACCGACCATTTTAGAAAAACTGAAATAACTGTTAGAGCAATAAAGCTTATAAACAACTTCGTAAATGGCAAAAATCCCATAGCTTACACCTCTCGCGCTTCTATCTCCCAGCTCGCAAGAACTCCATTATCCTACTAATCTGTCGTGGCGCCGGCATGACATAATTGCGCCTACTGGGATGAATTGGAATTCGCTCCTCGACAATAAAACGTCCCTGGAACTCTCCAGTCCAAAGCAAAAACGCATTGTTTTTACTCTGTGCAGCATCTCGCACTGCGCCTAAATCCTGCAATGTTGGCAAAGTGCCACCAGCCGAGTCGGCTGCCGACTCCTCATCCCAGGAATAATACAAACCGTCGTTGCTCACAATCCCGTCCGCTACGCTCTTTGCCATTGCGGCAGAAAGGGTATGAACCTCCTCCACATAGCCATCTTCTATGCCACCCTGGTTCCCCGGATAACATCCAACGCAAGCATTACGGCCAAAGCGAAGCATTAGAGTCGTAGGAACTACGGCTGAAACAATTTCGCTCAGTTTCGCAAATGCCTTATCTGTTAAGTTATCTTCCAACGCTAGTATTAGCGTGACGTCAGAATGTGCGTGCTTGGCATGGCGAATTACTGGAAGAAGTCTAAGTACTAATTGCTGAATATCGCTTTGCAGTTTTGTGTCCGAAAACAGGCGCTTGCGAAATTCTTCGGGAGGAGTCTTCGTGCCAACAGCATTTATGGACGTACCTTTCCACTGTCGCTGCGTCGCCCCATTTAGCAAATAAAACGAGATAAACAACTTACGCCCACTCGCGCTAAGAGTATCGATCTGTTCTTTTAAAAAACCTTCGTCAAATCCAAAAGTTCCATCTACTAAGAAACTTATCGCTACATTCTTTACACAGGACTGCAATAACGTATTGACCAATACCCTTGCCTGATTCCTTGCCTCCGGCTGAGTGCAGTGCAAACAACTTAATCCCCTTGGAGATCCAGGCAATAGACGAGAACAAATATTATCAGCATCTTGCTCTGGCGGCACTGAAGCAGAAAGCGCAAACGGAACCGCAGCAACTAGATTAGCAGCAGAATCTCCCGACGAGGTTTTCTCGCCCACCGATGCGCCCTTAGTAGCCCTATTTAAAGAATCAAAAACAAAAGACTCCTGCCTGCCATCTTTAGTCTCATCTGGCCCCCAAACAGAAGCTTCATCGCAGCCAAAACAGAGAAACAACAAAAGACATAGAACGATTAAATATCTATAAATTATGGCTGGCGACTTTGGGATAAAAAAAACTAGCCCCAATAAAAACATAGAAACTTAGCTCCTGTTGTGTGTGCTTATGTAAGCCTAATTATACACCAACGAAATGCTATAAGCTAA
The sequence above is a segment of the Deltaproteobacteria bacterium genome. Coding sequences within it:
- the sthA gene encoding Si-specific NAD(P)(+) transhydrogenase: MSSKFDYDLVVIGSGPSGQKAAIQAVKLNKRVALVDLNPHIGGICLYDGTIPSKSFREAILHLSGYRERAHYGKSYCVKDNIGMQDLIDRCFNIQRDIEQNIRSQLSRNKVEIIRGIGSISAQHHVTVTCEETARSLSTHTIVIATGSRPRRPDGFDYDDEVILDSDTLLHISKLPRSMTIVGGGVIGCEYGSMFAALGVKVTILEAQSRLLSFVEEELIDSLVYRLREQKASIITCDKVTRCLRTPDGRTVTYLESGKRVVSDIVLISAGRVPNTEALGLEKLNIKRNARGNIEVNEHFQTSVENIYAVGDIIGAPALASTSMEQGRRAACHAFGLTDRGDSLPIPSGIFAIPEIAMVGKTTTQLSAEKIPYEFGVSRFSEVDRGKIIGDNGGVLKILFHRNTLQILGVHIIGENATELIHIGQTVMSLQGTIDYLCQAVFNYPTLSQAYKTAALDGMNKIISTQDIPDEIPLINGDLEALTSTIN
- the argJ gene encoding bifunctional glutamate N-acetyltransferase/amino-acid acetyltransferase ArgJ, yielding MESLLKQINISHEQTADALKIAYSFRTQATGAVVTVEDSLRHQPSGISSAALKAGIKHENIFDIGVIKLHKPACVAGVFTRNRCASPSVVIDREHVADGKAQALVVISKNANLYTPTADSDTRAVIEKVASETDIKFCDVLISCTGVIGRTLPLAKVQLALSSLENNLKTGLIPEIAEAILTTDTCAKVASVRLGELLLCGFAKGAGMIEPNMATMLAYFFTNIAISPRQLKEILQEVADLSFNSISIDTDTSTSDTVLIFSTGEIPADSATLSDFKLALLTLALNLSHKIVYRAEGATKLIQARVSSALNNAHARAVAKFIVNSPLIKTAIFGADPNWGRIVMAIGKPISGIETAIDPTAITIAINDEVLFHSGRQLAADLGRLSSSIKDSKFIDIHVCLGEGDGEHTAWGCDLSYDYVKINAEYTT